The proteins below come from a single Periophthalmus magnuspinnatus isolate fPerMag1 chromosome 7, fPerMag1.2.pri, whole genome shotgun sequence genomic window:
- the LOC117373433 gene encoding solute carrier family 2, facilitated glucose transporter member 1-like — MEGLEQVTPALLLSVSAAVMGSLQFGYNTGVINAPQKIIEDFYSETWSRRFTKPISQPTLTALWSLSVAIFPVGGMIGSFSVGLFVNRFGRKNSMLGANILAVLSAVLMGFSQLAGSFEMLIVGRFIVGVFCGLCTGFVPMYVEEISPTSLRGALGTLHQLGVVLGILLAQILGIEWLLGGSSLWPLLLSFTVLPALLQCALLPFCPESPRYLFINCGQESEAHEVLVKLRGTEEVGEDLQEMREESQRMQRERSVSIPELLRSAQYRQPLIVAVLLQLSQQLSGINAVFYYSTGIFERAGVSQPVYATIGAGVVNTAFTVISLFVVERMGRRPLHLIGLMGMAVSAVFLTVAMVLTEKLSWMSYISIAAIFSFVAFFEIGPGPIPWFIVAELFSQGPRPSAIAVAGFSNWSANFLVGMCFQYVEQLCGPYVFIIFTVLLLGFFVFTYFKVPETKGRTFEEISAGFRRSGGADKYSAAEEFNTLHGEDPDL; from the exons ATGGAGGGCCTTGAGCAG GTAACCCCCGCTCTGCTGTTGTCTGTGAGTGCCGCTGTCATGGGCTCACTGCAGTTTGGATACAACACCGGAGTCATCAATGCGCCTCAGAAA ATCATCGAGGACTTCTACAGTGAGACGTGGAGCAGACGCTTCACTAAGCCTATATCTCAGCCCACCCTTACTGCCCTCTGGTCCCTCTCTGTGGCCATCTTCCCAGTAGGAGGCATGATTGGCTCCTTCTCTGTCGGGCTCTTCGTCAACCGCTTTGGCAG GAAAAACTCCATGCTCGGGGCAAACATCCTGGCAGTGCTGTCTGCAGTGCTGATGGGTTTCTCACAGCTGGCCGGGTCCTTCGAGATGCTCATAGTGGGCCGCTTCATTGTGGGTGTATTCTGTGGACTGTGTACAGGCTTCGTGCCCATGTATGTGGAAGAGATCTCCCCGACCTCTCTACGCGGAGCCCTGGGGACGCTACACCAGCTGGGGGTGGTGCTGGGCATCCTGCTGGCCCAG ATCTTGGGCATAGAGTGGCTCCTGGGCGGCTCTTCGCTCTGGCCTCTGCTTCTGTCCTTCACGGTGCTACCTGCACTGCTGCAGTGTGCCCTGCTGCCCTTCTGCCCCGAGAGCCCCCGATATCTGTTTATCAACTGTGGCCAGGAAAGCGAGGCCCATGAAG TTCTGGTGAAGCTGCGTGGCACAGAGGAGGTGGGTGAGGACCTAcaggagatgagggaggagagccagagaatgcagagggagaggagcgtGTCCATCccagagctgctgcgctcggcCCAGTACAGACAGCCCCTGATAGTGGCCGTCTTGCTGCAGTTGTCCCAGCAGCTGTCTGGCATCAACGCG GTGTTCTACTACTCCACTGGGATTTTCGAGAGGGCAGGGGTCTCTCAGCCTGTGTATGCCACCATTGGAGCAGGAGTGGTCAACACAGCTTTCACCGTCATCTCT CTGTTTGTGGTGGAGCGGATGGGCAGGAGACCTCTGCACCTCATAGGCCTCATGGGGATGGCCGTGTCTGCAGTTTTTCTCACTGTTGCCATGGTGCTGACG GAGAAGCTCAGTTGGATGTCCTATATCAGCATCGCAGCCATCTTCAGTTTCGTAGCCTTCTTTGAGATCGGCCCTGGGCCCATCCCTTGGTTCATTGTAGCGGAGCTCTTTAGCCAGGGGCCCCGACCTTCTGCCATAGCAGTTGCTGGCTTTTCCAACTGGTCAGCCAACTTCCTGGTTGGCATGTGCTTCCAATATGTAGAG CAACTGTGTGGGCCGTACGTGTTCATCATCTTTACCGTGCTGCTGCTGGGCTTCTTCGTCTTCACCTACTTCAAAGTCCCCGAGACCAAGGGCCGCACATTTGAGGAGATCTCAGCAGGCTTCAGGAggtcaggaggagcagacaagtACAGTGCTGCAGAGGAGTTCAACACACTACACGGAGAGGATCCAGACCTGTGA